In one Halichondria panicea chromosome 4, odHalPani1.1, whole genome shotgun sequence genomic region, the following are encoded:
- the LOC135334560 gene encoding adrenodoxin-like protein 1, mitochondrial has translation MPYFSVFKSLICHGSKLLKTSPSGRLVNTAARCSVSLRVKHRGYDERRLPVSPPITSDRRIHTSSSVGHGEYEWEDPKSPEDIVNITYVDRDGQRLEIQGKVGDNALYLAHRHNIEMEGACEASLACTTCHVYINSEHVDRLEEASEEEEDLLDMAPQLRENSRLGCQIVLSKELEGIEIVLPKITRNFYVDGHVPQPH, from the exons ATGCCCTATTTTAGTGTTTTCAAATCTCTTATTTGTCACGGCTCAAAGCTACTGAAGACATCACCCTCAGGGAGACTAGTCAATACAGCTGCTAGATGCTCAGTGTCTCTGAGAGTTAAACACAGAGGTTATGATGAGAGGAGACTGCCTGTCAGTCCTCCCATCACTTCGGATAGGAGAATACATACAAGTTCTT CTGTAGGACACGGGGAGTACGAGTGGGAGGATCCCAAATCCCCTGAGGACAT agtgaATATAACGTATGTGGACAGGGATGGGCAGAGACTAGAGATCCAAGGCAAGGTGGGGGACAACGCCCTGTATCTGGCACACAGACACAACATAGAGATGGAAG GTGCTTGTGAGGCTTCCCTTGCCTGTACCACCTGCCACGTCTACATCAACAGTGAGCACGTTGACAGACTAGAGGAGGCCAGTGAAGA GGAAGAGGACCTACTGGACATGGCCCCTCAACTGAGAGAGAACTCGAGGCTGGGCTGTCAAATTGTCCTCTCTAAAGAACTTGAAGGAATTGAAATCGTTCTACCAAAGATCACCAGAAACTTTTATGTTGACGGACATGTACCTCAACCTCattag
- the LOC135334571 gene encoding splicing regulatory glutamine/lysine-rich protein 1-like: MSTTLIQVTNVSPSAGLQQMRELFSYFGDIEELRLFPEEEFAALSVPSKVCFINFMEEDSAAACLHLSNTVLIDRALIIARSRHAEIPDGSAAMFLAAPAIALANSASKPMGHTAPLLPTPPSMGAPAPTGPASMAMGAAMNPAALTAPLISMMGTVVPQPPPLTGNVDPTKIEEIRRTIYVGNLASNMTAEQVLTFFQPCGEIKYVRMAGDETQPTRFAFVEFAIPESVPIALQYNGAMFGERPIKVNHSKNAIVKPQGPTAQETKRDVDEAMKRVKEAMMAIEASVVVPEVEVPVVAIRRPPRSRSRSRDKRRRSRSRSRDKRRRSTSRSRDRYRRRSRSRSSVRARRRTRSRTPPRIRSRSRTPPRIRIRSRTPPRKRTRSRTPPRRRSRSRSPRRRSRSRSPRRRSRSRSPRRRSHSRSPVRRRSRSRTPPRRGRYHRSRSRSRSPPRRRRDSRKSKSRSPRRQERRREELSERREKSVSPSPEKSPPPKKSKSKKHRHKSHSRSPSPQNSPNERSSSRRKKHSKKHRRHHHKSRTPSPVEDVGNRRDREDSGGSPKTSGRGSSEGEGSPVVEKVKNEDPDTDSSYD; encoded by the exons ATGTCTACTACTCTGATCCAAGTGACCAATGTGTCGCCCTCTGCTGGCCTCCAACAAATGAGGGAGCTGTTCAGTTACTTTGGAGATATTGAGGAACTGAGGCTCTTCCCTGAGGA GGAGTTTGCTGCTCTGAGTGTCCCCTCCAAGGTGTGCTTCATCAACTTCATGGAGGAAGACAGTGCAGCTGCTTGTCTCCACCTTAGCAACACTGTGCTCATAGACAGAGCTCTCATCATAGCACGATCAAGACATG CTGAGATTCCTGATGGTTCTGCTGCGATGTTCCTGGCAGCCCCGGCCATTGCCCTGGCCAACAGCGCTAGCAAACCAATGGGTCACACTGCACCTCTCCTCCCGACACCTCCCTCTATGGGGGCACCAGCACCCACTGGACCAGCCTCCATGGCTATGGGAGCTGCTATGAACCCTGCAGCT CTCACTGCCCCCCTCATATCCATGATGGGCACGGTGGTCCCCCAACCTCCCCCTCTCACTGGTAACGTAGACCCCACCAAGATCGAAGAGATACGACGCACCATCTACGTCGGCAACCTGGCTAGCAACATGACGGCTGAACAGGTGCTCACTTTCTTCCAGCCTTGTGGTGAGATCAAATACGTGAGGATGGCCGGAGACGAGACCCAACCCACCAG GTTTGCGTTTGTTGAGTTTGCAATACCTGAGTCTGTGCCCATAGCCCTTCAATACAACGGAGCCATGTTTGGAGAGCGTCCAATCAA AGTGAACCACAGCAAGAATGCCATAGTGAAGCCTCAGGGCCCCACTGCCCAGGAGACCAAGAGGGACGTGGACGAGGCCATGAAGAGGGTCAAAGAGGCAATGATGGCCATTGAGGCCAGTGTCGTGGTGCCAGAGGTAGAAGTACCTGTAGTTGCCATCAGGAGGCCACCAAGGTCACGATCAAG GTCTCGTGACAAGCGTCGACGATCCAGGTCCCGTTCCCGTGACAAGAGGCGTCGCTCAACGTCACGCTCCAGAGACCGATATCGTAGGAGGTCCCGTTCCAGATCCTCAGTCCGTGCACGAAGAAGGACACGTTCCAGGACTCCACCACGCATAAGGTCACGTTCTAGAACCCCACCACGTATAAGGATACGCTCTAGAACTCCACCACGTAAAAGAACCCGTTCCAGAACCCCACCACGGAGAAGGTCACGTTCCAGATCACCAAGAAGACGTTCTCGTTCCAGATCACCACGAAGACGTTCTCGTTCCAGATCACCAAGAAGACGTTCTCATTCCAGATCTCCAGTACGTAGACGGTCACGCTCCAGAACCCCACCACGTCGAGGCAGGTATCATCGCTCGAGGTCTCGTTCACGCTCACCCCCTCGTAGGCGCAGGGATAGTAGAAAGTCAAAGTCGAGGTCACCACGGAGACAAGAGCGGAGGAGGGAGGAGTTATCCGAGCGTCGTGAGAAGTCAGTCTCTCCCAGCCCTGAGAAGTCACCGCCTCCTAAGAAATCGAA GAGCAAGAAGCATCGTCACAAGAGCCACAGCCGCAGCCCATCCCCCCAGAACAGCCCTAATGAGAGATCATCTTCTAGACGCAAGAAACACTCCAAGAAACATCGCCGCCATCATCACAAGTCTCGCACTCCCTCACCCGTAGAGGATGTTGGGAATAGGCGTGACCGTGAGGACTCAGGGGGTTCCCCTAAGACTAGTGGGCGTGGCAGTTCCGAGGGGGAGGGGAGTCCAGTGGTAGAGAAGGTGAAGAACGAAGATCCAGACACAGACTCTAGTTATGACTGA